The region GTGCAAGCACCAGAAAAACCTCGCTCGACTTGCATGTATTAGGCACGCCGCCAGCGTTCGTCCTGAGCCAGGATCAAACTCTCCAAATAAATTTGTTAGCTTGATTAGCTCATTAAAAAGTTTTATAGTTTCTTTTTAAAACTGTCCTTTTTTGGAATTAACGTTGACTTAATTCGTTTAGTTTTCAATGTTCAAATTGTTGCGATTAACAACTTTTATATTTTAACATTTTTAAATTTCTTTGTCAAGCTTTTTTAAAAACTTTTTAAAAATGTTTTTTATCTTCTTCAGAAGACTTTTATTATTCTATCATTTCTTCGAATCTTTGTCAAGAAGTTTTTTATATTTTTTAAAAACTCTTGAATCGTTTACTTCGTTGAAATAATTGAATTTGTCTTTCTTCAAGACTTTTATAAGTTTATCATTTCTTTCATATTTTGTCAAGAACTTTTTTATAATTTCTTAACATTTAATATTTTGAAATGTTTAATTGTTCGTCTTCTTCTTGAGAAGACTTTTACTATTCTATCATCTGTTTTACTTTATGTCAATACAATTTATAAAAAATCTGAGGAAAAGATTAACTCTTCCTCAGATAAGTATTATATTGCCATTTGATTTATTTTCTTAGTAGTGAAATGTTTAATTCTAATAGCTGCTCTAAATCTACTGGTGATGGAGCTTGAGTCATTGGGTCTGCTGCATTCGCAGTTTTAGGGAATGCAATTGTATCACGTAAGTTATCACGTCCAGCTAATAACATAACGAATCTATCTAATCCTAAGGCACAACCTCCGTGAGGTGGTACACCATATTCAAATGCATCTAATAAGAATCCAAATTGTTCTTGAGCTTGTTCTTGTGTGAATCCTAATGCTTTAAACATTGAAGATTGAACTTCTTTATCATAAATACGGATACTTCCTCCACCTAGCTCATATCCATTAAGTACTATATCATAAGCCTGAGCGTATGCTTTTTCTGGTGCTGCCTCTAATAGTTCAACATCTTCTACTTTTGGCATAGTGAATGGGTGGTGTGCTGCACTGTAACGACCTTTTTCTTCATCATACTCTAATAAAGGCCAGTTTACTACCCATAGATAGTTGTATTTATCTTTATCGATTAGGTCTAAGTCAGCTGCTAATTTTTGACGTAATGCACCTAATGATGCGTAACATACTTTCTTACTATCTGCTGCAAATAAAATAATATCTCCAACTTCTGCATCTACACGAGCTACTAATTCTTGAGCTACTTCATCTGTAAAGAATTTAGCAATTGCTCCATTTAATCCTTCTTCTGTAACTTTAACCCACGCTAATCCTTTAGCTCCGTAGTTCGCAACATATTTGCCTAACGCGTCGATATCTTTACGAGAATATTGCTCTGCACATCCTTTTGCTACGATACATTTTACTGCTCCACCTTGTTCTACTGCATTTGAAAACACTTTGAAGTCTAAGTTTTTAACAAGATCACTAACATCTTTTAATTCCATTCCAAAACGAGTATCTGGTTTATCGCTACCAAATCTTTCCATTGCTTCTTCATAATCAAGGCGTGGGAATGGTAATACTACATCAATTCCTTTTACTTCTTTCATTACGTGTGCAATTAAACCTTCTATCATAGTAAGAATTTCTTCTTGTGACATAAAGCTCATTTCCATGTCGATTTGTGTAAAGTCTGGTTGTCTGTCAGCACGTAAGTCTTCGTCACGGAAACAACGAGCTACTTGATAGTATCTGTCAAATCCAGCAATCATTAATAATTGTTTAAATAATTGTGGTGACTGTGGTAATGCATAGAATTCACCTGGATGAACCCTACTTGGTACTAAGTAGTCACGTGCTCCTTCTGGAGTAGACTTAGTTAAAATTGGCGTTTCAACATCAACAAACATGTTGTTATCTAAATAATCTCTAGTTGCTTTAGTGATTTTTGAACGTAAGTGTAACACTTCTGCAAGTTCTGTTCTTCTTAAGTCAAGGTAACGATATTTTAGACGTAATTCTTCACTCGATAAACTTGCATCGTCTAAAACGAATGGTAATGTTTTTGCTTTTGATAAAATTTCTAATTTATCAGCGATAACTTCTACTTTACCTGATGCGATTTTCTCGTTTACAGTAGATTCATTTCTTAATACTACTTCTCCTTCAATAGAAACTACAAATTCATTTCTTAAAGTTCCTGCTAGTTCATGTAATTCTGCATTTTTTTCTCCTGAAAATACACATTGAACTACACCCATTCTATCTCTTACATCAATAAAAATTAAATTACCAAGGTCACGACGTTTACTAACCCAACCTTTTAATGTTACTTTTTTTCCTACATATTTTTCATCTATACGACCAGCGTATTCTGTTCTTCCGTATGCACTCATTATTTTTCTCCTCTCAATTTTTCTTGTAAATAATCAACTATGTTTTCTAACTTAATTATTTCTTGTTCAAATGATTTCATATCTTTTACGACAAGCGTTCCACTCTCCAGTTCACTTTGACCAATTATTATAGAATATTTTGCATTATATCTATCTGCAATCTTCATTTGAGCTTTCATTTTTTTGTCAAAATAATCATTTTGTACGCTATATCCAGCTAATCTTAAATCATTAGTAAGTTTTACTCCAGCATTTGAAGCTTCTTCTCCCATAGCAACTACAAACACATCAATTGTATCATCTATAGGTAATTCTATATTTTCACTTTCTAGAGCTAATAATAATCTTTCAATACTTAAAGCAAAACCAATACCTTTTTTATCTTCCGGTCCATCTAACAATTTAATTAAACCATTATAACGACCACCTCCACAAAGTGTTTTTAATTCCACTTCAGGATTATCTATCATAATCTCAAACGCAGTATGAGTATAGTAATCTAGTCCACGAACTAAATTATGATCTATTTCATATTTTACACCTAATGCGTCTAAATGTTTTAGAACTTCTGCGAAATATTGCTTAGATTCTTCACCTAAGTAATCTAATAGTTTTGGTGCTGATTTAATAAGTTCATGTCCCGCATCAACTTTACAATCTAAAATTCTCATAGGGTTTTTATAAAGTCTATTATTACAATCCTCACAGAACTCATTTATTCTAGGTTCAAAATGTTTTACTAACGCTTCATTATAAGCTTGTCTTTCTTCTGGATTTCCTAAAGAGTTAATACTCACCTTGATATTCTCTATACCAAACATTCTGTAAATATTGTACGCTAAGCTTATTACCTCTGCATCAATCTTTGGACTTTCTTCCCCAATAACCTCAACTCCATATTGAACAAATTGACGATAACGTCCTTTTTGCTTTCTTTCATATCTAAACATCGGACCTACATAGTATAGTTTTTGCGGTTGAATTGTTTTAGCAAATAATTTATTTTCTATATATGAACGAACTGTTCCAGCAGTTCCCTCAGGTCTTAGTGTTAAAGATCTATTTCCTTTATCTTGGAAAGTATACATCTCTTTTTGAACTATATCAGTAGTGTCTCCAACACCTCTACTGAATAATTCTGTTGATTCAAACATTGGTGTTCTAATTTCTTCATAGCAAAAGTTCTTGCTAATTTCTCTTAGTTTCCCTTCAATATACTGCCATTTAATACTTTCTTCAGGTAGTATATCTTGAGTTCCTCTCGGCATGCTAATTACCATTTCATTCTCCTTTCAATGATTTATCTACAAATAGTACTTCAATATAAATTAAAATCGCCCCATATAGCCTACACTATATGGGACGATAACTAAATTCGTGGTGCCACCCTAATTCATATCGAAATATCGATACCTTATTTTTTAATTATTAAGTTTTACAAAAAGTGTTACTTATTTTAATCATTAATATTTAATCTTTCAGCCTGAGGATTAAATTCTCTTTAATTAAAACATAAAATAAAATTCTTTTTACTTTTTTTGTCACGTTTCTTTTAAATATATTATACCAAACTATTATTATTGTCAAGAAATTATTGAATATTTTATCTTAATAATTTTCATCCTTCATTATGCTCATCGGCTACTATAATAAAATTATTTTTCCACAAAATTCAACATTAATAGCTCTTATTTTCTTCACTATATAATAATTTCACTCACCACTCAGATAGCTAATAATATGTATTTAATTTAATTACTTATCATTTGATTCACTTGATTTTTTTTTCTTAACATTATACAATAAATTATAGTTAAAGACATTAAAGAAAAGGAGTGTAACCCTTTATGAAAAAAATAATCTCTGTTTTAATGCCTATACTAGCAATATTTTTCTTAGTAGGTGGGACATATTACTACCTTAATGCAGAAAATAAGAATTTCAAAGAAGAACATTCAAAATATATATCATTAATTAATGATTCATACGATTTTAAAACTGGCTTAAACGGCCTTGAAACTTTAACTACAGAAAAAGCTAAAGAAACATTAAGAAATATAGATAATGAAGTTAATATTGCTGGTGAACTAGTAAAAATCGATACTGCACTTAATAACACAGACATAGAAATTGCTTACGAACATTTAAAACAAGCAAAAAAATTAGATACAAATCGTACTTTCTCAAAAGCAATTTCATATTTAGATGCACAATTAGATAATTATGATAATGCTCTTACTGAGGTTTTAGAATTAGATACGACTTCAGCTAACTATGCTGATCAAGTTAAAGCTATTATAGCTAAATATGAATTTAAATACGAAGCCTTAAAAGAAAAGCTATTAAATTCCGAAACCTCAGAGTTAGAACAAGATCACAAGACTAACGTAACTAAAAAAGAAGAAACTAAAAAAGAAGTAGAAAAAGCAATCTCTAAAAAAGAGACTACATCTACTAATAAAAATTCTAATAGTACTAAGAATAATTCTACAGATACTAAAAAAGCTTCATCTATACCTAATACTCAAAATCATCCACAAATTATTGGTCAACAAGTACCTGAGACATATAACACTATTCGTTACACTCAAGAGGGTAGCACTAGTAGAAATATCATTGAGAATGAATTAAAAGGTGATATTTCTAATTTCACAAATGAAGAAATAAACGCTGCAATTGCTAGCTACAACGCAAAAAATCAAGGATAACAATGACTATCCTTGATTTTTTCTATTTTCTTATTTTTCTACAGCTATAACTTCAATCTCAATATTACCACCTAATGGCAAAGCTGCTACTTGGAAAGCTGATCTAGCAGGCAGTACATCATTGAATTGCTCAGCATAAACTTTATTCACTTCAGCAAAATCAGCAATATCTTTCAATAATACTAATGATTTTACAACATGATTCATAGAGCTCCCTGCTTCTTCTAAAACTGCTTCAATATTTTTAAACACTTGTTTTGCTTCTTCGATAACTCCACCTTCAACTATTTTTCCAGTTTCTGGGTCAATTCCTAATTGACCCGAGCAAAAAATTAGATCGCCTACTTTATTTGCTTGTACGTATGGTCCTACAGCTTTTGGTGCTTTTGGTGTATTTACTTCTGTAATTTTCATCTTATAAATCTCCTTTTATTTTGATAAAATATCAACTTTTGATCAATACTTCATTACGAGAGTATATTAAAGAAGTTTATCTTCTTTTAAATAGACACTGTAATAAATGATATCTTATACCTTTTCATTTTATTATAATTTATTACAGAAAATTTTTCAATAAAATCGTATTCGTTTTCAACATATTACCATTATAGTAACTTTCTGGTATTTTCCAATTAATTTATAATGATTTTTAGTCTTAAAAAATAAAAAAGCTATAACTAGACATAAAAGTCTAATTATAGCTTTCTTACTTTTCTAATTAAAGAACAACTACGTTAGCTGCTTGTGGTCCACGAGCACCGTCTTCAACTTCAAATTCAACTTTATCGCCTTCTTTTAAAGTTTTGAATCCATCTTTTTTAATACTTGAGAAGTGAACAAAAATATCTTTTTCTCCTGCCACTTCGATAAATCCGAATCCTTTTTCCTCGTTAAACCATTTTACTGTACCTTGTTTCATAAGTTACAATCTCCTTTATATTTTTTATTATCAATAATCAATCGTATTCTTGCTGTTAAAGATAATAAATAAAATAAATGTGTATTGTGTTATTCACTTAAAAAACTTAGAACCTGTATTACAATTTTTACTATATGTTTTATTGATTTTCTCTATTATACTTCATATGAAAAGTATATGCAACTAATAAGACTCACAAAATAAAAAAGCCTTACGGCTCTTTTATTAAAACTCTTCTTCTTCAGTTGCTATGTTGAATTTCGATACAATACCTTCATTATCGAAATCGAAGACATCTTCACTCTCTTCCATATCTTCTTCTTCGATTAGAGCATCAACTTCATCATGGATATCTTCTTGTTCTTCTTCACCAAGCTCTTCAATATCGTCTTCATCATCAATTTCAAATTTTTGAACACTTGGCTCAACGAAGTTTTTAATATCTTCTACAAATAAACTATCTCTTAATTTCCAACTACCATCTTCAACACATACAAAACGTCCATCTAAATTTAGATCTGTGTAGAAGTATGCAGCTTGTGCAGTAAATTCTTCATCATCAACATTTCTTAGTGGTTTAATATAATCTAAGAAATCATAAATATTTAATTTTTCAATTCCTTCTTCTACCATATATGCATAACATAAATCTATTAGTGACATTTCCTTAATTTTTTCTGCGCTTAAATCTTTTAACTTTACCATTTATATTAGATTCCCTTCTTTTTTATTTATTACATTTTTTCCGGAGCTGATACTCCGATTAAATCTAAAGCGTTTCTTAAAGTTATCTTAACAGCAGTGATTAATGCTAAGTAACTTTGAGTTTGCTCCTTATTTTCAGTTATTACTTTATTATTATTATAGAATTTGTGGAATGAACTTGCAAGACTTTGTAAATAATTACAAATTCTGTGTGGTTCGTAATTTTTAGCTGCTTGTGCAACTATTTCTGGATAATATGCTAAGTTTTTCAGTAAGTCTACTGAGTACTCATCTGTTAGCAATTCATAATCACAATTTTTCACATCGTATTCAGCTTGTTCTGCTGCTTGACGTAAAATTGAACAAATTCTAGCGTGGGCATATTGAACATAGTATAGTGGATTATCACTTGATTGTTCTTTTGCTACTGCAAAGTCAAAGTCTAAGTGACTATCTGCACTTCTCATTACTAAAAAGTAACGAGCAGCATCAGCTCCTACTTCATCGATTAAATCACGAAGTGTAATTGCCTTACCTGTTCTCTTACTCATTTTCACAACTTCCCCATTATTTAGAAGTTGTACCATTTGCATTATTAGCGCTTCTAATTGATCTGCTTTATACCCCATAGCTACTACACTAGCTTTAAGTCTAGCTACATAACCATGATGATCTGCACCAAGAACGTCTAATAATAAATCAAATCCACGATCTAATTTATTTTTATGATACGCTATATCACTAGTTAAATATGTTAATGAACCATCTGCTTTTATTAATACACGGTCTTTATCATCCCCTGTACCTAAAGCTGTTGTTTCTAACCATAAAGCTCCATCTTTTTCATAAACAAAGCCTTGTTCTCTAAGAGATTCTAAAGCTTTATCTACAAGACCATTCTCATATAATGATTTTTCACTAAAGAATACATCATATTCTAAACCAAAATCACCAAGGTCTTTTTTAATATTTTCCATTTCATATGCAACTGCATACTCACGAATAAACTCATTTAAGTCTTCTCTTTCTAATAATGATTCACCGAATTCATCTTTTAATTTTTGACCTAAAACTTTAATATCTTCACCATGATATGCATCCTCTGGCATCTCAGCATCCATACCTAGAGCCTGTTTATATCTAGTAATCGCTGAAATCACAAGATTATTAATTTGATTACCTGCATCATTGATATAGTATTCACGAGATAAATCATATCCTGATTTTTTCATTATTCTTGCTAATGAATCAGAATATGCAGCATTTCTAGCGTGACCTACGTGTAGTGTTCCTGTTGGGTTAGCTGACACATACTCTAAAAGAACTTTTCTACCTTGCCCAATGTTGTTTTCACCATATTTAAAATCATCTTCTAAGATTTTCCCAACAACACTTCCAAGACTTGATTTTTTAACGAAAAAGTTAATAAATCCCGGTCCAGCTATTTCAATTTTTTCTACCGCTTCATCTTCTTCTATATTACTAATTATTTCTTCAGCAATAACTCTAGGATTTTTACGTAAAACTCTTGTTAATTGCATCGCTACGTTTGAAGAAAAATCTCCATTATCTGTGTTTTTCGGAGTTTCTACATGAATATCTACTCCATCAATTTCTAATTTGGCTAAAGAATTTTGTATTAATTCCACTATTTTATTTTTCACCAAAAATCCCTCCTAATTATTTACTATATATTTTTCACTAATATTTTCAATTTATTTTTCTGTTTATCATTACTTCCGAAATGTATATTGTACACTATTTCGTATAAAGTAAGGTTGTTTTTTGTTTTTTTACTTATATTTACAAGCTGTGTTTCTAATTTCATCTGACCATATTGTGTACTGTAGTCATTGCTTGTTTTCGTATATGCTAAGTACATTTTTGAATCGTCTTTTTCTATACTAACACTTTCTTTTATTTTGTCAATAAAAATTTTTATTTTTTTGTTATTTTTATCACTATAGCTTATTTTTTCGCTACTTGTTTGCTCCAAAAAGCTTCCTAGATAAGATTCTTCATGTATTTTTTCAGAATCAACATAAGTCGTTATTTTAATTTTACTATCCATTAATACACTCTAATTCCTCTTCAATTTCTAACCAAGAATCATTTAACTCTTCTAATTCAGAATTCAACTGTTTTAACTGCTCATTAAATTCTTGAGTTTTTATCATATCAGTATAAACTTCCTCTCTGGCAAGTTCATTGTTTACATCTTGTATTTTTTCTTCTAAAGTTTCAATTTTATTCATCAACTCATCACGAGTTCTCTCTAATTTTCGAACACGTCTTTTTGTTTCTTTATCTAGAATATAGTTATTTGCTTCTTTTTCAACAACTACTTCTTCATTTTGTTTAGTAAGTTGTTGCGCAATTCTCTCTTGTTCACTCTTTTCCAAATAGTAATCATAATTTCCTAAGTATATATTATGACCATTATCAGTAATATCTAGTACTTTATTAGCAATCTTATTAATGAAGTACCTATCGTGACTGACAAAAAGAATAGTCCCTTCATAATTTTTCAATGCTTCTTCTAATACTTGCTTACTCGTAATATCAAGGTGGTTAGTCGGTTCATCTAATATAAGGAGATTATTTTTCTCCAGCATCAGTTTTGCAAGTTGTAATCTCGCTTTT is a window of Gemella haemolysans ATCC 10379 DNA encoding:
- the aspS gene encoding aspartate--tRNA ligase — its product is MSAYGRTEYAGRIDEKYVGKKVTLKGWVSKRRDLGNLIFIDVRDRMGVVQCVFSGEKNAELHELAGTLRNEFVVSIEGEVVLRNESTVNEKIASGKVEVIADKLEILSKAKTLPFVLDDASLSSEELRLKYRYLDLRRTELAEVLHLRSKITKATRDYLDNNMFVDVETPILTKSTPEGARDYLVPSRVHPGEFYALPQSPQLFKQLLMIAGFDRYYQVARCFRDEDLRADRQPDFTQIDMEMSFMSQEEILTMIEGLIAHVMKEVKGIDVVLPFPRLDYEEAMERFGSDKPDTRFGMELKDVSDLVKNLDFKVFSNAVEQGGAVKCIVAKGCAEQYSRKDIDALGKYVANYGAKGLAWVKVTEEGLNGAIAKFFTDEVAQELVARVDAEVGDIILFAADSKKVCYASLGALRQKLAADLDLIDKDKYNYLWVVNWPLLEYDEEKGRYSAAHHPFTMPKVEDVELLEAAPEKAYAQAYDIVLNGYELGGGSIRIYDKEVQSSMFKALGFTQEQAQEQFGFLLDAFEYGVPPHGGCALGLDRFVMLLAGRDNLRDTIAFPKTANAADPMTQAPSPVDLEQLLELNISLLRK
- the hisS gene encoding histidine--tRNA ligase → MVISMPRGTQDILPEESIKWQYIEGKLREISKNFCYEEIRTPMFESTELFSRGVGDTTDIVQKEMYTFQDKGNRSLTLRPEGTAGTVRSYIENKLFAKTIQPQKLYYVGPMFRYERKQKGRYRQFVQYGVEVIGEESPKIDAEVISLAYNIYRMFGIENIKVSINSLGNPEERQAYNEALVKHFEPRINEFCEDCNNRLYKNPMRILDCKVDAGHELIKSAPKLLDYLGEESKQYFAEVLKHLDALGVKYEIDHNLVRGLDYYTHTAFEIMIDNPEVELKTLCGGGRYNGLIKLLDGPEDKKGIGFALSIERLLLALESENIELPIDDTIDVFVVAMGEEASNAGVKLTNDLRLAGYSVQNDYFDKKMKAQMKIADRYNAKYSIIIGQSELESGTLVVKDMKSFEQEIIKLENIVDYLQEKLRGEK
- a CDS encoding RidA family protein → MKITEVNTPKAPKAVGPYVQANKVGDLIFCSGQLGIDPETGKIVEGGVIEEAKQVFKNIEAVLEEAGSSMNHVVKSLVLLKDIADFAEVNKVYAEQFNDVLPARSAFQVAALPLGGNIEIEVIAVEK
- a CDS encoding cold-shock protein, with the protein product MKQGTVKWFNEEKGFGFIEVAGEKDIFVHFSSIKKDGFKTLKEGDKVEFEVEDGARGPQAANVVVL
- the rpoE gene encoding DNA-directed RNA polymerase subunit delta, which translates into the protein MVKLKDLSAEKIKEMSLIDLCYAYMVEEGIEKLNIYDFLDYIKPLRNVDDEEFTAQAAYFYTDLNLDGRFVCVEDGSWKLRDSLFVEDIKNFVEPSVQKFEIDDEDDIEELGEEEQEDIHDEVDALIEEEDMEESEDVFDFDNEGIVSKFNIATEEEEF
- the argS gene encoding arginine--tRNA ligase — translated: MKNKIVELIQNSLAKLEIDGVDIHVETPKNTDNGDFSSNVAMQLTRVLRKNPRVIAEEIISNIEEDEAVEKIEIAGPGFINFFVKKSSLGSVVGKILEDDFKYGENNIGQGRKVLLEYVSANPTGTLHVGHARNAAYSDSLARIMKKSGYDLSREYYINDAGNQINNLVISAITRYKQALGMDAEMPEDAYHGEDIKVLGQKLKDEFGESLLEREDLNEFIREYAVAYEMENIKKDLGDFGLEYDVFFSEKSLYENGLVDKALESLREQGFVYEKDGALWLETTALGTGDDKDRVLIKADGSLTYLTSDIAYHKNKLDRGFDLLLDVLGADHHGYVARLKASVVAMGYKADQLEALIMQMVQLLNNGEVVKMSKRTGKAITLRDLIDEVGADAARYFLVMRSADSHLDFDFAVAKEQSSDNPLYYVQYAHARICSILRQAAEQAEYDVKNCDYELLTDEYSVDLLKNLAYYPEIVAQAAKNYEPHRICNYLQSLASSFHKFYNNNKVITENKEQTQSYLALITAVKITLRNALDLIGVSAPEKM